The following coding sequences lie in one Miscanthus floridulus cultivar M001 chromosome 9, ASM1932011v1, whole genome shotgun sequence genomic window:
- the LOC136481095 gene encoding uncharacterized protein, with translation MFHDLSARAQQDEEEVARVWKEWIELLQRDTEARQRALELLVEVEKERELKLGVEERSMALQQRASLDIKAIAQLHKEQDKLRQITERLRSEHDTAREERDQTIRERDEARQEVSSI, from the coding sequence ATGTTCCATGATCTATCGGCGAGGGCGCAGCAGGACGAGGAGGAGGTCGCCAGAGTCTGGAAGGAGTGGATCGAGCTGCTCCAGAGGGACACCGAGGCCCGCCAGCGGGCCCTCGAACTCCTGGtcgaggtggagaaggagcgggagctcaagctaggagtgGAGGAGAGGTCCATGGCCTTGCAGCAAAGGGCAAGCTTGGACATCAAGGCGATAGCCCAGCTGCACAAGGAGCAGGACAAGCTACGCCAGATTACGGAGAGACTCCGCTCAGAGCACGATACGGCCCGCGAGGAGCGTGACCAGACCATCCGAGAGCGTGACGAGGCACGTCAGGAGGTCAGCTCCATCTAG